TACAGCCGCTAAAAGGAGCCACCCTGTAATGCTGAGGGTTCGGgacacccacccccacacatgcTGTAGGAAGACCACATGTGGGGGGGCGGCCTGCTCAGTCGTGGGGACCACGTCTTTGGAACCAAAGGGACAGGAGGGCAAAGCCTTGACTATTACCCTGTGCCCAGGTACTAGGCCCCTTGCGTATGCAGCCCTATCACACAGTTTTCCACTGATCCGTGTTCTGGTCAAGGGACTGGTCGAGCTCTACGGAGCCCCCAAAAGCAGGCCCGTCATCACTGTGTGGCTGAGATAAAGCACTAAATGTCCTCATATGTAAGTCCCTATGCTCCTCCTCAGCACCAGTCTCTCTGTGTATCAACCTGTGCTGGGGGAGAGAATAGTTACAGCAAGGCAGATTCAGTTCCATAGAAGGAAGAAGAGCTTTCTAACAACAGGGCCGGCCTACTACACAAGGCAGCCACTAGGCCTCTCCAACCCGAGGCGGGCCTGGGGCGCTGGCTGACAGGGACCCTGGAAGAGGGCAAGGGTGCTGCCCCCTGCTTTCTCAGGGGTTgagggaaaggggtgggaggTTAGTCCCCTGAGACACGGGCCCGGGGTCACATGGAAGAAAGAGGCCCACAGAGCGCTGGGAAGGAGCGGGGGAGGCACTGACAGTGGGGAAGGCAGCCCATCTCCATGTGGGGGTGGGTCAGGAAGCCCCTCACCTCTCACTGGTGGGGTCGGAACAGTTCAGCGGGTACTTGAGGTGGATGATGGTGCCATCTCGATCCTGCAGGACGCCCTGCTGCTGTGTGTAGTACTCCACGAGCTCTGTCAGCGTCGCAAACTTCTCGCCTCCGTACAGGTCATAGAAATCGCCCGAGTTCTGGATCCGAATATGGGTCACCTGATCCCCCACCCTGCGGGGCACCAGGTGGTGAGGCCAGTGGGTgcaggagtggaggtgggggacaCAGCAGGGATGGGCTGGCCCGGGGCTGAAGagggggcacacacacacacagcgaggGCGTGGGCACAGACAGGGACGGGACTGGGGGGACACATTGGTGCTGGGGACTGGGGAGTGGGCGCTGCCACGAGGGAACCAGGAACGAGGTGCCGAACGACTCGCCCTGGCTGGCGTTCAGGGCCACCTACCtgacggagagggagaagtcaCCCTGGTTCTTGCGACTGGGCCGAGCCAAGAAGCTCCCATGGACGCCGCGGCCCTTGAGCAGGGTCTCCGCGTCCAGCCCGCTGAGGTCTCGGTGAAACCACCTGCCGGCCCCCCGGGGAGCAGTGAGGAGCGGGCCCTCGGCCCCAGGGCGCCCCTGCCTCCTGCGTCCCGGGGGTCCCAGGACCTTACCTCACCATcctgggggctccctgagggGAAGAGGGTGCAGGGGAGGAGGTGTGCGGGGCAGTCCGGGCGGACCGAAAACTCTGGGGCTACCAGGCCGCCTCACAGCCCTGGCGGTCCTGGTGCTGGGGCTGCCACTCCACTGGCCGGGGGCAGCCGGCAGGGCGGGGACAGGAAGGGGCGCGGCCGACCCCTTGGGGGAACTCACTGTACTTCTCGTTTTAGAGCGGAGCGAAGAGACGCAAAGCagggtggcagtgggggtggggatggggcccaCTTCCCACACGTCTGCCATCAAAGGCCTTGGGAGCATGGCCCTCCGCGAGCGTGACGACACACGAAATAAGGACACAGACGTGCCTTGCGCCCTACCGGCGAAGGCCGTGCTTCATAAACATGAGCCCACACGGCCGCACGCCATCTCGTCTTCCCCCACCAGCCGCTTCCACGCAGCCCGCCCTGGTCCAGGCTCATGATGATGGTGACGGTGACAAGTCTCATTTCAtggatgccaggcactgtgctatgaTGTCTTTGATGTGCCTTAGCTGATTTATTCCTCACAAGAGCCCCGTGAAGCAGGTGCATCtctatccccattctacagacaaggaacctgaggctcagagcatgTGGGGAACTTGCCTTGGGGCCGGCCAGTCCGTAAGTGGCAGCACCGGGATGTAACCCCACACACGGGTTCCCAAGCCAGTGACTCTAGCTACTGAATGCCAGCCCTGAGGGCTTCCAAGGACAGAGGCTGGGACCACCGGTCCACTGGGGGTTGCCGGGAAGGGGAGACTAACAGCCAAGGCCAAGCAGATGCTTACAAAGGGAAAGGTGCTCtcacctcccccccgccccccccgcccacctGACATACACATCTGAAGAGGTGCTGCTGGGACAGAGGGATGGACAAAGCTGTCAAACTTACACCTTTTCTACTTCTTGTCCTAAGTCTTTGTCCCACTGTGTCCTAACCAGGTAGGGGAGTCAAGGAACAGAATGCAAGGGGACGCAGATCTAGGGAAGCAGGTGGGGGTAGAGCAGCCAGCCCCCTTGGGGTGGTCCACCCCTGTGCCTGAGCCGTAGGTTCTTGTCAAGGGGTCTGGTCTGAATCAGCCAGAGCTCAGGACTCTGACCAGCGGCCTGTCCCCTGGGGACTGGGGACTGCGGTCCATGCCATGACTGATATTCTCAGGGCTGGTTGACCTTGAGAGGCCCTACACACCAGAAGCTCGTGATGCTCCCCGTGTGTAATTCCACAGACAAACCCAAACACCACCAAACCAAAACAAGAGGAAAGCAATCCGACAAAGGATACACAGAAAGCTCAAATTGGTGGCTTCTGCCTGGGAAAGAGACTAAGTGGCTGGGGGAGAGGGCTGGAAggaacatttatttctcccttatacctgggttaaaaaaaaaaaagattttatttatttatttgtcagagagagtgagcacaagcaggggagtggcagagggatagagagaagcaggctccccgctgagcagggagcccgatgcaggactcagtcccaggatcctgggatcatgacctgagccaaaggcagacacttaactgactgaggcacccaggcgccccatacctgttttttgaattgaattatagttgacacacaatgttacattagtttcaggtgtgcaacgtagtgattcaacaagtccaTGTGGCATGCTACACTCACCACAAAcgtagctaccacctgtcaccatccAACATTAGTACAATTCCactgatgaggggcgcctgggtggctcagtcgttaagcgcctgccttcagctcaggccatgatctccgggtcctcagatcgagccccgAAGTgggctccctgtctctctcaaatgaataaataaaaaatctttaaaatatttttaaaaataccactgaCTATCTTCCCTACGCAGTGCCTTTCATCCTCATGATTTATTgactccataactggaagtctgtaccgcccactccccttcactcattttgcctctctcccacccgcctcccctctggcgaccatcagtttattctctgtgtttatgggtctgtttctgatttttgtttgttcatttgttttgtgttttagattcacatataagtgaaatcatacgttgtctttccctgactgacttatttcacttaacatagtaccctctagatccattccatattgtcacaaatggcaagatattattctttttatggctgagtaatattccattgtatgtatgtgtgtgtatatatatatgccatatcttccttatccattcatctatcgatggacacttgggttgcttccctagcttagctactgtaaataatgctgcaatgaacataggggtgcctatatctttttgaattattgttttcattttcttggggagatacccagtagtggaattactggatcatatggtattcctacttttaattatttgaggaagctccatactgttttccacagtgtctgggCCAACTGACATTCCCACCACAGTGCACAAgtgtcccttttcttcacatcctcaccaacacttgttatttcttgtctttctgattctagccatcctgacaaatgtgaggtggtatctcagtgtgggtttgatttgcatttccctgaggatgagtgatgttgagcatctgtgtctgttggccatctggatgtcttctttcccCTATCCCTTTTTGGATGTTGTAGCATGGGTATGTAttacctttataaaaataaataaattgcttggGAGATGGCAATTTGTAGGAAACACCAACTGGGGTGCTGGGAATGTTCTACATCTTAATCTGGGTGGTGTATACATTGGTGTATGTCATTAGGCCATATGCTTAAGATTCATGGTAAGCACTCATGGTAAGCATTCATGCACATTATGTATGCtattacctcaataaaaaataaggaaatataataaCCAAGTGTTAAAGCTCAACTAAAGTCTGTTTCCTGTGATGACTACTTTATCACTTTTTCAAATATCAAACATCAattctccccccccaaaaatgagCACTGCCCGTCCCCCTTCTCTCTGGTACCTGGGAAACTCGGTCTGTTTATTGTATGACCTAACGCTGACTACCCTTTCAGTCTTGGACTTTGAGCCCCACTGAAAGACCACAAATTCCCTCCCAGAGCTAGGGGCAGAAAGAGCGTCTGCATAGCCGGCTCCACCGTGGGGGGTCCACAGCCCATCGGGCCCACCTTCAGGAGTTCAAAGGCTAACACAACGCCTCACGCAGAGTACGTGTCCAATAAACAAGTTCATCAATAACCATGCACAGGCATGATCACCTCCTGGTCCCTGCACTGACATGTTCAGCTTCCGGccctacacatacacaccctgCTTGTCATATACAGatgagcacacacatgcacacacagacccACTACACGCGCCTCACCGTCCACGTCCGTCTACACACATCTCTGGCCCAGTGCAGACACCCACACATGGACACAGCATCCTGACCACATGTGACATTGTGGGTCCCGGCCTCCCTCTCCGCTGCTTTACTCTGTGCACCCTGTCCTTGGTTCCTGTGTGCCCACAGCAGGGTCTCTGCCCAGGGGCACTCGACTCTTGGTCACCACATGGCTGGCTCTTCCTCAACAGCCCGCTCTCAGCACACGTCACCTCCTCAGGAAAGCCCTCCTGGACCCCTCCAGGTAGCAATGCCATTGGCACTCCCAGTCACGTGCTAGCTAGCACCTGACACTGTTTTCGTTTTCTGCATAACACTTCTGAGAATCTAAAATTAGTCCTATTTATTGGATTCTCTGTGTCCTCTGTTGCCTCCCACTGGAAtgaagctccatgagagcaaggaCCGTGTCTGTCTCCTTCGCTACATTATTGCCAGCACCTTACAAAGTACCTGGCCCAAAGGGGATGCTCGCCATGCATCTGCTGCATGAATGATGCATGGGAGGGGGAAGTGAAGAGACACAGAGTGGAATGAACGCCAGATGTTGGGATGTTCCGTGCGAAGGGGGAGCTTTCCCAGGTTTGCCTTTCAGACATGTTATGTTTCTGAATGGGGGCTACCCAGGGGTTCGGGTAAGCAGACAGCAGAAGCAGGGGACCAGAGAGTGAAGGGAGACaagcaatggagaaaagaaagacacagcTGTCACGGGGAAAGTGctagagaaaaggaggagggggctgaggggtATAAATGAGACTGGAGTTCCTCACATCTTGAGGGAGGGACAGGAAGCAaacccgggggcggggggcagtagATGGCGCTCATGGTCGCACACCTGCAGCGCTGAGCATAcaccctgcccctctctcccaaaCTATCAGGAGCCTGTGGCACCCAGGTGGAGCCGGGGACTTACCCACGGGACAGCATCTCCCCAGAGGGACGGGGGGGTCACAGGCACAGGACCACAAGGAGTGCAGCTGTGCACAGCAGCCTGAACAGGTGAGGAGGAACGCTGGGAGCTCAGCGACTTCCTCCTTGATGCAGCCCACCAGGCCACTGGCACCACGACAGCGAGGCCCTGGTCTAATGATCCCTGGAGAAGGGACAGGTGGGAGGGGCTGGCCTCAGGCTGCCATGGCCACCAGCCTCTCCCGCCAGCCCCACTGGGTAGTCCAGGGCCCGCCTGTCCTCGGCTCCTTCCcttgggaggggaggagccacCTGGAGCTCCACCTGGAGCTGACAGAGCcgctggagggagggggcggggtgggggcaaAGACCAGGAAGTAATCCTGGCCGAGGGAGCACCAGCCAATGGGGGACCTCCCAGCACACAGAAGCGAAGGGGCCTCCGAAAAAGCCCAGGAAGCCCCACTCCTCAGAGGAAGTGCCACCTGTGCAGGCCcgccaccccctctccccccagggtATTGAGGGGCAAATCCATCCTACCACCCTGCCCCAGAGCAGGGTTGTAATCAGCAGGAACATAGGAAGGATCTGGACGGGGAGCTGAAGTGGCCTGGAATGGCGGAGGGAATCTGGGGCCAGGAGGTGGGGGTTGTCAGGGTCACAAAAGACTGACGCTGAGGCTAAGTCACAGGCACGTTTATTATCCTCCGGAACATTAAGGTCTTCCCTTCCTGGGCAGTGTCGCCCGGGAGGGCTGACCCTCAGGAGGCAGCCACACTGCCGCCAGAAGCAGGCCCGTGGGGAGGCAATGTCATGGGCGGCAGGAACAGCGCCTTCAGCTTCCCCGACAAGCTGGCAATCTCGGGATCCTGGGCTTCATAAGACTTGACCAAGCGGGCAAACTTCAGGACACCTGCAAGGGGAAGTGGAGCATCAAGCCACACCAGGGGACAGGTGTGCCCCAGACATCAGGAGGGGGCAGCTTGGGCATGAGTCACTGGCTGTTCCCCCTCTGGTCAGGTAGCTGCCTACAAAACAAGGCACAAGCAGGCCTCTGCCGTGTGTGGTTTGGATCAACCATTTCCTGGTCTACGCCAGGCACAACTTGGATGGGACGCAGTGAATGAAATATCCCAAAGCAGTGTGCTTCTCGTGATCAGGTGAACCATTTTGGCTATTTGCCATCATGGCAAAGTATGAACATGCACAAGGTCCCAAGTCTATAACCGGAACACAGGAGAGCCATGGGCCAGCTGGGCTGATGGATTTGCACCCTTGGGGAACGCCATGATCTCATCAAGGAAACTGACCAGCCAGCCCTCCAACAGACATTAGCTAAAACCCCTTGGAGGGGCGGCAGAAGCATACTGTCATGCAGACATCCCACTAGAAGCTATCAGAAGAGGGTTCGGTTCCAGCTCTGCTGTGACCTCAGGCACTCAGTTTACTGCtagagtctgtttcctcatcttaaagTGGGGTAACAGTATAATTACTGGTAACTACAAAAAGCACTTAGGACTTCACCCGGCACAAGTTCAGAATAGACTCTTGGCTCTGACTGCCAATGCTGTTCGTCAGATTGTGGCTGCCTCCGTGTGGCGAGACAAGGGAGGACGGCTTAGGGACCCAATGGATCCAGCGCCCTCTCCCGGACCCGCGCCACCCCCGACCCCCGACCCCCGACCCCCGACCGACCCACCTTCCCCGTCGCAGCTGAAGCCATAGGCCTTGATAACCTCCTGCTGAATCTGCGTGGCCACAGGCAGCACGAATTGCAGCATTTTGCCCATGTCGTTGCACGCGTTGTCCCGAGCCTCGTCCATGCGCACGGCGTTCTCCGGGGCCGAGAACGCCTGGATTACCTCGGCCAGGACCACTGTGCGGCACACGCATCCCCGGGTAGGCGTCGGAGTATGGCCGGCGGGCGCAGCCGAGAACGCAGGGAAGAGGGCAGGGAATTAGTGGACTGAAGCCATAGTAACCCCATAAACTCGACCCAGATTCCCTCGCTCTAGGGGGCAAGGACCCCtcctggaggaaagagaaagatggcACCCTGTGCCCCCATTTCCCGGCGGCGCAACCACACCCCTCGCTCTGTACCCTTCGCCCGCACCCCTCCTGCAGCAGGAAGCCCACCCGGTGGCTAGAATGCTGCTCACCCTTGGCTTGTTCGGCGCTCAGGGCCGCCGGTTGGGCCGAGGCGGACGCCATAGGGTAACAAAAGCTGCACGTACAGCGAAGCCCAAGAAATGCCCAGGAAAAGCGAGCTGCCTAATCCTAGGGTGCTCTCAAAACTGACGGGGGTGGAAGGGAAGCAGCATCAGCCGCAGCCGGAAGCCGAGGAAACCTCTCGGCGTAGTGCAACGCGGCAAAGCCGCCGAAATATCTCAGGAGGGGGAAAACCACTCACACGGATCACCCAACACTCGAAAAAAACTAATACAAAGAGAAACCATCACTATGGCTGACACACCTCTATTGTTAAAAACGAACTGTGGAGAGGGTCTTCCGGTAAAAACCGGAAAACCTGCTAGACAAATTCTAAAAGAGCTGTAACACTACGGAAAGTTGCCTGGAGAGAACATGGGGTATCCATGAACGCCACTATTGGTGAGGGTGAGCTCAGACTGGCGTTTTCTAATTCCTATTGCTGTATAACCAACGGGGGACACTTTAactttcagaaggaaaaacaggGGGAAAAGAAACTTATTTATAGCATCCATTTCTAGAGTTTGTGAACATTTGATTCCGAGCCTATGCAAATGAACTCGAAGCTGATTGGCTGGGACGGCTGGCCACGCCCCCTCCGGTTTTTGAGAACGAAGTGATTGGCGGCAATAAACGCCGAGCGCCAAGGCGGCTCTCGTGCTCTCCTAAAATGGCCTTGTGCCGGGTGTGCGCTCCAGCGTAACGCCCTCcaatttctcttctgttctaGATATTTGAAATGGTCGCCCACTCCCTCCTCAAACCATGGAGTACTTAGGACTCCTGAGTTCTAGTCGCTTTAACCCAATGAAACTATGCCCCTGCACCTCCGCTTCATAACCCTTTCTCAATCTATTCGACAGAAAGGATTCTGGACTCTGGTGGCTCCTAGCTGTGGGGCCAGTGGCAGAAAGGCCTCCAAAGCCTGAGTGGCTTCCTAGCCCTGACCGTGTCAGAGGCGTGCCCGTCCTCCCCCCACGCCGGCCTCCAGCGTCTGGACTTCCCCGCCTTGCGACGCAGGGAGGGACTAGCTCCGTAGTAGCCCTCCAGCGGAGCCACggctccagggccctgggccCTCCCGAGAGCTCCTCCGCAACTCTCCAGGTCCCTACACCCAGTTGTGTCCGGTTCCACAGCTTTCTCTCCAGGCACCGCTGAGTagttcccaccccccacccccaactccgcCCCCAGAGCCCGCAAAGAACCAGTCACAGCCATCTTCCTGGGGAGTCGTGAggatgtttttgtttggttttggttgggATGTTTTTTAAAGAGCGtcatatagatatttatatatataaattattaatgtgggggaggggcaaggggcatACATCGCAGAAGGGGCGCGCGCacagggactgggggtgggggcgggggcagcacaCGATGCTACGCAAAACAGCCACATCTAACAGATGAAATAATCACACcaacggggtgggggaggggcggtggcCACCGGGGGTTGGGCAtgggggaggaagaaagcaggGGGACAAGAAAAAGGGACCTGGTCCAAGATACTGTGCgctttctgcccccaccccaccccaccccggccacctccccacctctgcaTACCACAGGAGCCTTGGCCTTCcgtctgtcccttcctccctccctctgcccagctgCTGAAACCCTGCAAAGGAGCAgcacccctccctcctcagctctgggtggagggctgggagggaggcctCCGAGGTCCAGATGCGGGGGCCACGGTGCGCTCTTGATGGCAGGTTCTACAGCGGCTTGTCGCTTTCCTTCTTCAGGTGACTGGTGGAGAGGGGATGCAGAGCAGAGACATGAGACTGAGGTCAACCCTGACCTGGCCCCTGTcagagggtgggggggtggaggagaggtcccccacacacaccaggaGCCCAACGCCCAGCGGTCTCCTGCCCGCACCCCGCCCCCCCTGGCCTCGGGGGCCCTGTGCTACCTGTAGTAGTCCTCCTGGGCAGGCAGCGGCACACTGTGCAGGGGGTGATGCGCGTGCAGCCACTGTTGCTGTTCCAGGGCCAGGCGCTGCAGCTCGGCGGACTGTGCGTGCATGGCCTGCAGCTGGTGAGCTGCTGACATTGGGGCAGACAGGGAGGCTGGCAGGTCCCGATAAGGAGCAGCTGTGGGTAGGAAGGGCAGGGAGCACATGACTGATGGAGTGCTGAGTACTTACTCTGGGCCAGGGGACAGCTAGCCACCTCACAtttggaggaaactgagactaaAACACTTTGGGAAAAGCCAGTCCTGCAAGTTGCCAGCAGTGGAGAGGATTCAAACCTCCGCCTGGCACTAAACCTGTGCCTCTCTTGTGCAGGGCCTCGGCCCTCCTTCTCCTATTCCCAGCTCCTCTGGGTactcctcatccccacccccccaagcccAAATAGGCCAATCCCACCACCCAAACTCCTCTTTCCTGCCCTTCTCTCAtgagaccctccccacccccacctctagcCTTACCAAAGAGCTGGTGACGAAGAACTTCGTTCTCGtgcagagggtgaggaagaagggggttggggagggtcCCAGCTGGGTAGGGGATCCGGGTAAGGTGAGACCCTGAGGCCAGGGGGTCAATGAGAGGGTGCACCGAGGCAGAGGCTAGAGGGTAGAGAAGAGGAAGGTGTCACCAAAAGGCAGGTTTGGAGAAAAACATGCATTTGGGTGAAGGGATCCAAGCCTGGGAAGGGGTGGACAATCAATCTAATGCAGGGAGACCCAGTGAGGAACAAGGAGGCGCAAAGGAAGAACTAGGGGCCTGGTGGGTGGCCAGGACAACAAGACCTTACTGGAGTAGGGACAAATGGATGACAGAGAACAGGAGATTACAGTTTGTCAAAGGGGtctgagggaaaggaaagagagacatGGGCTGCTTAGAGGAGAAAGAGCAGGCTAGAAAGTTTAGGAAGTaagccaggaagaggaagaggaggttaagagagagaaagcacaaggaagCCTGGAATGACCATGACTGTAAGGCTAGATCAGGCAGTGTTCTAGACAATAATATGGCAAAAGGATAGTAAATAAAGCTCATTTGCACCTAAGATACCCCCAGCCAAAGCTATAGGGCTCTTTCTGGAAGGCCGCAGATCTAGAGATGGGGAAGAACACGAAACACCTCCAACTGGGAGGAGAGAAGATGGCAAGAAACGGTAACAGAGTTGAATCCAAAGGAGCAAGGAAACAGGTaagtgaaggggggtggggggcacagtcTGAGGACAGAAAGGTAGCGTTCCCTCAAAGGTTTC
The sequence above is drawn from the Neomonachus schauinslandi chromosome 5, ASM220157v2, whole genome shotgun sequence genome and encodes:
- the C5H12orf57 gene encoding protein C10 isoform X2 gives rise to the protein MASASAQPAALSAEQAKVVLAEVIQAFSAPENAVRMDEARDNACNDMGVLKFARLVKSYEAQDPEIASLSGKLKALFLPPMTLPPHGPASGGSVAAS
- the C5H12orf57 gene encoding protein C10 isoform X1, whose product is MASASAQPAALSAEQAKVVLAEVIQAFSAPENAVRMDEARDNACNDMGKMLQFVLPVATQIQQEVIKAYGFSCDGEGVLKFARLVKSYEAQDPEIASLSGKLKALFLPPMTLPPHGPASGGSVAAS